The nucleotide sequence gcaaaatataaattttgtatttgtaaagaATTTGCATGAATGCAAGAGGGAAAGTCATTCGATGAGGAGTATCGAATTTTATACTTGAGTATTTTGCTTAACAATTATCGTactcaatttgttttatttgcaaaaattgtctatattacaaacatacttatatacaaatggacgtacacacatatgtatatcctTTAGGAGGTGCCTATTACACGTGAGTGACGCCTGCACTGAATGAATAGTCCCGAATCATGCCATTATGCACTGCATGTCACAAGAGCTCATCGATTGATCGAAGATTAGAATTAAAGTAGGTTAATGTTGTCACTATGGTCACTATGGTTCTTTGGAGAATGATTGGTATGATGAATGATGACGGAATACTTTAATGCCGGCAAAGACCGCGTGACATTAAATTTCTGCGCACGGTGGGATGACACACGTCTCTTGTCCCATAGTAAGACTCTGAGTCCACATTTACTTGTATATTTATCGAGGTACATAGAGACaactatctacatacatatctgcataTCGACATACGTAAATATCAGTACAGCCATAATAGGCGGAAATAGTCAGTTAGCAATATTTAAGTGGCGCAAATATATCGACAGTTTGCATGTGGTTCTATTTATAGGTTTATCTGCATGGATTTGTAAAGCAGTTACCGTAAAATAATGCTGATTTAGTTGGCAAAAACGtactaaaacaacaaaaagtcaGCTGAATCccttaatattttaaagaacGTGCACGTGCACGGGCACAAACTGACAGTGGAAggatttttaatcatttaataaATTACTCGCACTGCCTTTCTGACTTCATTTGCCAGTTGGCATTTGATTATCGCGCAGAGTTGtcgataatataaaaatttaatacgaaCATCTAACTCCGAAaggaattattttgaaattacgCGCCATTTTTTGGAACAATTAAACCATTTATGGTAAGATGAATAGCTGTGAAAATTTCCATTCGCTGGGAGATAcgggaaaataaatatatggagAATAAGTAAATTCGTTTACAACCAAACGGgtctatatttacatacatatgtatgcacatatttcaAGTGCTACGATATTTTCCGTCGAGAATGTTTTTGAAAACACCATGTAAACCACTTTTATAGCTTCTATACAATTCCTGAAGCGTGAGTGCGATCGAAAACAATGTGGCTAGCTGTCTCAACACTCCCGccaattttttctacatttttttatacaatacgaGTGCACATATGTTCATTGAACGTGCAATACTGGTgtcaatatgtacatatttaagctcatttatgaaaaaaaattttaaggcaattacacttaaaaaattcttatagaAATCTTTTTCGACATATGGAGATGCggtcgtcgtagccgaatgggttggtgtgtgactaccattcggaattcggagagaacataggttcgaatctccgtaaaacagcaaaatgaagaaaaagttttttcgcggtcgcccctcggcaggcaatggtacatctctgaatgtatttctgccatgaaaaagctactcataaaaagccatctgccgttcgtagtcggcttgaaactgtaagtccctccatttgtggaacaacatcaagacgcacagcccaaataggaggagaaggagctcggccaaacactcaaaaagggtgtaagtgccaattagtGCAAGATTTTTGTAAGCTTTTGTGTTGAGTTCGatttaaatattagaaaaaatagtcACATACTTACAATAGATTTCTATACCCGTAGAATCTTTCcaataaacacaaatgaatggAAAGCATTaacaataaacacacacacacacacctttttccatttttcatcggtgtatgtgtgtatgtaagttcCTAAGTGAGATTGCTAAGTACAGTAGAATTCCGATTATCCGGATTCCAATTATCCGGACATTCGATTATCCGGattttttttcgtcaaaaaaaaaaaaaatttttttttataatttttttatgttttaaaattttttaaagttaaattattatgtagttttaattttgtgattgtaatatttttaataaattaagtaatttaccaaaaaacaaaagggcTTCGgagataaattttaattgtcacTTGCACcaatgttataaaataaattacatatttctaaaaatattttttcatttaataataaatacataatattgATGAAAAGTAAACTTGAATTTCTAgactataatttattattaatattttttatattatctaaATTTTGAATGTGTAGAATGTGTAGAAACTATAGCATTTGCAAGTGCGTTTTTCGTCGAGTTTAAGAACATTATCCCCTCCTCTGTAGATTTCACTTGACCGAGACGCATGCGGATACCGCGTTCTTCGGCGTGTACAAACTTGTATGCAAACAGCGGTTAAATTTTCGTCGCGTTTTCcaatctttatatattttttatgtctaaGTGATTTGTTTTAGTGTTTCGCGTACAGTTTTTGCGTAAAATGTCTTCTAAAAGAAAACGTGTTGTGCTTTCAATCACAgataaagtgaaaataattgaaCAATTAAACAAAGGAGtgtctaataaatttttggctGAAACTTATAATGTAGGAACATCGACTATTtcgaatttaaagaaaaacagttctgcaattttaaaatttgcttctaaTTTGCAATTTGAGGATGGAAGTCCAtctagaaaaaatatgaaaactgcTGAAAATAAAGAACTTGAACAGGCAATGTTTAAATGGTTTTTACAGCAGCGTTCAATTGGAAATCCTCTTTCTGGACCTATTCTttgtgaaaaagcaaaaatttttgcTGAGAAGATGGATAATTTGTCCGAATTTAAAGCGAGTGACGGTTGGCTGCGTAATTTTAAGGCTCGGCACGGCATTCGAGAGCTCGATTTGTGTGGAGAAAAGCTTTCTGCCGATAATACTGCAGCAGAAAAGTTTATTGAGGaatttaaaacgaaaattgaaaattacgatcctgaatttgtttttaatgcgGATGAAACAGGCCTCAATTGGAAGGCACTACCTCGTAAAACTTTAGCTTCAAAGAGAGAAACAAGTGCTCCTGGTCACAAAGTTAGCAAAGATCGCGGAACAGTTCTTACTTGTGCCAATTCAACAGGCAATCATCGGCTTCCATTACTCTTAATTGGCAAATCCAAAAACCCAAGAGCTTTTAAAAACGTTAAAAAGCTTCCAGTGgtttataaaaaccaaaataaagcaTGGATGACTTCTGCATTGTTTACGGAATGGTTTGATGACGTTTTTATTCCAGATGTTAAAAagtatcaaaagaaaataaataaaaaggggAATGTATTGCTTTTGCTGGACAATGCACCTACTCATCCTTCAGAAAGTTTACTGCTTCGTAAGCTACTGTTAGCCGATGAAAATGAAGAAGGTACTCTAATATATCATAAAAACATTAACATAAAAGATTGCTGCTACATGGTAGCTGATGCATGGACTTCCGTAAAGGCGATAACTTTGAAGAGggcttggaataaaataaatggaatttcaACACAACAGCAAATacaggaagaaaaagaaaatgcagAGTTGAAGAACAACGAGGAAAGTGATAAAGATACTGATTCAATGTCTACGGAAAACCTGCAGAATATGATTACAAAAGTTCCAGGCTGTTCCGAGTGCAATGTAGAGGATATCGAAGATTGGTTACATTCTGATTCAATAGATCCTGGGCTCCAATTATTGAGTGACGATGAAATTATTCAGAGTACAAAAGAAGAATCATATCCAGTGGACACAGAAGATGACAATGATTCTACATTTGAATTAGAAGCTGGACCTTCTGCAAGTGAGGCGTTTGCTTGTTTTGAGACTGCCTTAAATTGGATGGAACGACAATCTGAATGCGACCATGTAGACCTTCTTGTCGTCAAGCGCTTGAAAGATCTAGCTGCTAAAAAGCGAGTTTCTTCATTAAAACAGCGTACATTgacagaaatgtttaaataaaattattttctttaatatctaaagttaaatgaagtaaagtGAGTAAGTTCTTTTATTCTATTAAGTTATGATTAAGTAAAGCGAGTTTGTTCATTAATACACTTACAttgacaaaaatgttaaaataaaattattttttcaataaagttaCATATTTAATCTTACTTGCTTCATTGCTTAATAAGtaaagtgattttaatgttCTTATTAATGCTTTATTTCTCTATATATATAGCTTTTTTGGTCAAATCCGATTATCCGGATTTCCGATTATCCGGATCGAGTCTGGTCCCAATTGATCCGGATAATTGGAATTCTACTGTATTCATAGTttgaacacatacatacgcaagtAATTTAGTATCCCAGCTAGACTTTTgctgttaatttttataaacatgaATATGTGGAGTTGTCAGAAATTACTAAATAAATCAGATTCCGATAGTAAATTCAGTTGCAATTAACCatacaaatgcaaataattttgatCGTCTGGGCTGAAAGTAAGAACGTTTTTAAGTCATAgttgtacatttttattttagaaactaGCTTATACCCGGGGCCTTGCTCAGATTACATTTGGGGTGATTCACAAGGTGTCGTAAGTGTCCTATTGCCCCATAGAAAATTCATAATATGACTTGTATGACACCTTGCAAATcctctacatatatttttagcCCCTCATGGTTTAGACATACAACACTTAGGATGCCCTTCTGAATACcgcaattaaataaaactctttCCAACACTGGCGGCCGCTGAAGCCGAAAtaatgtgactaccattcgggagtacgTAAGTTCGcatcttcgtgcatgaaacaccaaacactataatagaaaaagttttttctaacagcggtcgccctcgggaagtgtaattctgccatgaaaaagttcctcataaaaaccatttgcggcTCGaattcggcttaaaactgtaggttccttcaTTTGGGAACcagcatcaagacgcgcgccacaaataggaggaggagctcggccaagcacccaataaagagtgtaagcgccaattatattagcttgtggcaaaataaatacattattttctcgatTGATGGCTGCAGTGATCGATATTTCGTAAAATatcaatcaaacaatttaaagtttatgctcgttgtcaaggtgaaatttgacactaaaaaatgtgtatgctgtttgttgtttgttccattcagctaTGAGTTAGAGGGtgtacattttacattttttgtttgataaaggcgaaaatgtaaGCCAAACCGCTGAAATTGTGTATAGTGTTTATGGTGCTGATACTGTAACaaataattatgtgcaattttggtttcgtcgattccgttcagtcATTTTTGATcttaaagatgcacctcgcacaGGCAGGCTCgtcgtc is from Anastrepha ludens isolate Willacy chromosome 4, idAnaLude1.1, whole genome shotgun sequence and encodes:
- the LOC128860785 gene encoding jerky protein homolog-like, with amino-acid sequence MSSKRKRVVLSITDKVKIIEQLNKGVSNKFLAETYNVGTSTISNLKKNSSAILKFASNLQFEDGSPSRKNMKTAENKELEQAMFKWFLQQRSIGNPLSGPILCEKAKIFAEKMDNLSEFKASDGWLRNFKARHGIRELDLCGEKLSADNTAAEKFIEEFKTKIENYDPEFVFNADETGLNWKALPRKTLASKRETSAPGHKVSKDRGTVLTCANSTGNHRLPLLLIGKSKNPRAFKNVKKLPVVYKNQNKAWMTSALFTEWFDDVFIPDVKKYQKKINKKGNVLLLLDNAPTHPSESLLLRKLLLADENEEGTLIYHKNINIKDCCYMVADAWTSVKAITLKRAWNKINGISTQQQIQEEKENAELKNNEESDKDTDSMSTENLQNMITKVPGCSECNVEDIEDWLHSDSIDPGLQLLSDDEIIQSTKEESYPVDTEDDNDSTFELEAGPSASEAFACFETALNWMERQSECDHVDLLVVKRLKDLAAKKRVSSLKQRTLTEMFK